In Streptomyces sp. DG2A-72, one genomic interval encodes:
- a CDS encoding 1-aminocyclopropane-1-carboxylate deaminase/D-cysteine desulfhydrase produces the protein MPGPDTSPLTDLHPSLPSPVQEVTDDRFTRNGIRLLLKRDDLIHPELIGNKWRKLAPNLTAAAGRTVVTFGGAYSNHLRATAAAGRLLRLPTVGVVRGQELADRPLNPSLARCAADGMRLHFVDRSTYRRKSEPDTLAAVLRALSAEDAYVVPEGGSNRLAVRGCQALGEELRGHADVVAVACGTGGTLAGLAAGLAPDQRALGVPVLKGGFLTADVQALQSQAFGGPRGTWTLDDRFHFGGYARTAPALDAFADDFENRHGLPVERLYVAKLLYALVALAEEGAFPRGTTLAAIVTGRPFG, from the coding sequence GTGCCCGGCCCCGACACCTCCCCCCTCACCGACCTGCACCCCAGCCTCCCCTCGCCCGTGCAGGAGGTCACGGACGACCGTTTCACCCGCAACGGCATCCGCCTGCTCCTCAAGCGCGACGACCTGATCCACCCGGAGCTGATCGGCAACAAGTGGCGCAAGCTCGCGCCGAACCTCACCGCGGCGGCCGGACGCACTGTCGTCACCTTCGGCGGCGCCTACTCCAACCACCTGCGCGCCACGGCCGCCGCGGGCCGCCTCCTCCGCCTGCCCACGGTCGGCGTGGTCCGCGGCCAGGAGCTCGCCGACCGCCCGCTCAACCCCTCCCTGGCCCGGTGCGCGGCCGACGGCATGCGCCTGCACTTCGTCGACAGATCGACGTACCGCCGCAAGTCCGAACCTGACACCCTGGCGGCCGTCCTGCGCGCTTTGAGCGCCGAGGACGCGTACGTCGTCCCCGAGGGCGGCAGCAACCGCCTTGCCGTACGCGGCTGTCAGGCGCTCGGCGAGGAGCTGCGCGGTCACGCCGACGTCGTCGCGGTCGCCTGCGGCACCGGCGGCACTCTCGCCGGACTGGCCGCGGGGCTCGCTCCCGACCAGCGCGCTCTCGGCGTTCCGGTGCTCAAAGGGGGTTTCCTGACCGCCGACGTCCAGGCCCTCCAGTCCCAGGCCTTCGGCGGCCCCCGCGGCACCTGGACCCTGGACGACCGCTTCCACTTCGGCGGCTACGCCCGCACCGCCCCCGCCCTGGACGCCTTCGCCGACGACTTCGAGAACCGCCACGGCCTGCCCGTCGAGCGTCTCTATGTCGCCAAGTTGCT
- a CDS encoding N-acetylmuramoyl-L-alanine amidase, with the protein MSADNFLRRLRAEGSKVVEVGDWRHHNRNHKGPWGPVHGVMIHHTVTKGSKHTVDLCRNGYEGLPGPLCQGVITKDGTVHLVGYGRANHAGLGDDDVLRAVIAEKALPPDNEANTDGNRHFYGFECENLGDGKDPWPAAQLEAIERAAAAVCRHHGWTERSVIGHLEWQPGKVDPRGFTMAAMRQRIRDRLK; encoded by the coding sequence ATGTCCGCGGACAACTTCCTGAGGAGATTGCGTGCGGAAGGCTCAAAGGTCGTCGAGGTCGGCGACTGGCGGCATCACAACCGCAACCACAAAGGCCCGTGGGGACCGGTCCACGGCGTGATGATCCACCACACGGTGACCAAGGGCAGCAAACACACGGTCGATCTGTGCCGGAACGGCTACGAGGGTCTGCCGGGACCCCTGTGCCAGGGCGTGATCACCAAGGACGGCACCGTCCACCTGGTCGGCTACGGCCGCGCCAACCACGCGGGCCTCGGCGACGACGACGTCCTGCGCGCGGTGATCGCCGAGAAGGCGCTCCCGCCGGACAACGAGGCCAACACCGACGGCAACCGCCACTTCTACGGCTTCGAGTGCGAGAACCTCGGCGACGGCAAGGACCCCTGGCCCGCGGCCCAGCTGGAGGCGATCGAGCGGGCCGCCGCCGCGGTCTGCCGCCACCACGGCTGGACGGAGCGCTCGGTCATCGGCCACCTGGAGTGGCAGCCGGGGAAAGTGGACCCACGGGGGTTCACGATGGCGGCGATGCGGCAGCGCATCCGGGACCGGCTGAAGTAA
- a CDS encoding family 2B encapsulin nanocompartment shell protein, whose protein sequence is MSVGEEVRTEQDRPQQSLGTAAARNLATTTKSVPQMQEISSRWLLRMLPWVNVEGGTYRVNRRLTYAVGDARVTFVKTGDRVEVIPAELRELPALRSYEDEEVLSELAQRCRQQEFAPGQVIAEFGSQTGEVYLLAHGKVEKVGTGPYGDDAGLGVLADGAYFGDQALLDPDAIWEYTARALTACTVLVLSRQDVEQIAERADSLNAHFEQLRAIPEQRTNKYGEKEIDLSAGHSGEPDIPHTFVDYEARPREYELSVAQTVLRIHSRVADLYNKPMNQTEQQLRLTVEALKERQEHELINNREFGLLNNCEYEQRIQPHDGVPGPDDMDELLSRRRGTKLFLAHPRAIAAFGRELNKRGLVPETIDIGGNRIPTWRGVPVFPCNKIPVTDARTTSIIAMRTGESDQGVIGLHATGIPDEIEPSLSVRFMGINEQAVINYLVTAYYSAAVLVPDALGVLENVEIGRW, encoded by the coding sequence ATGTCGGTAGGCGAAGAGGTCCGCACCGAGCAGGACAGGCCGCAGCAGAGTCTCGGCACGGCGGCCGCGCGGAACCTGGCCACCACCACCAAGTCCGTACCCCAGATGCAGGAGATCAGCTCCCGCTGGCTGCTGCGCATGCTGCCCTGGGTGAATGTAGAGGGCGGCACATACCGAGTGAACCGCCGTCTCACGTACGCCGTGGGCGACGCCCGCGTGACGTTCGTGAAGACCGGCGACCGCGTCGAGGTCATCCCCGCGGAGCTGCGCGAACTGCCGGCCCTGCGGTCGTACGAGGACGAGGAGGTGCTCTCCGAGCTGGCCCAGCGGTGCCGGCAGCAGGAGTTCGCCCCCGGCCAGGTGATCGCCGAGTTCGGCAGCCAGACCGGCGAGGTGTATCTGCTCGCGCACGGCAAGGTGGAGAAGGTCGGCACCGGCCCGTACGGCGACGACGCAGGCCTCGGAGTCCTCGCCGACGGCGCCTACTTCGGCGATCAGGCGCTGCTGGACCCGGACGCCATCTGGGAGTACACGGCCCGCGCGCTCACCGCGTGCACGGTGCTCGTCCTCTCCCGCCAGGACGTCGAGCAGATCGCGGAGCGCGCCGACTCCTTGAACGCGCACTTCGAGCAGCTGCGCGCGATCCCCGAGCAGCGGACCAACAAGTACGGCGAGAAGGAGATCGACCTCTCGGCCGGCCACTCCGGTGAACCGGACATCCCGCACACCTTCGTCGACTACGAGGCCAGGCCCCGTGAGTACGAACTGAGCGTCGCCCAGACCGTCCTGCGCATCCACTCGCGCGTGGCCGACCTCTACAACAAGCCGATGAACCAGACCGAGCAGCAGCTCAGGCTGACGGTCGAGGCGCTGAAGGAGCGCCAGGAGCACGAGCTCATCAACAACCGCGAGTTCGGCCTGCTCAACAACTGCGAGTACGAGCAGCGCATCCAGCCGCACGACGGTGTGCCCGGCCCGGACGACATGGACGAGCTGCTCAGCAGGCGCCGCGGCACCAAGCTGTTCCTCGCCCACCCGCGCGCGATCGCCGCGTTCGGTCGCGAGCTGAACAAGCGCGGACTGGTGCCCGAGACCATCGACATCGGCGGCAACCGCATCCCCACCTGGCGCGGTGTCCCGGTCTTCCCGTGCAACAAGATCCCGGTCACCGACGCCCGTACGACCTCGATCATCGCGATGCGTACCGGTGAGTCCGACCAGGGCGTCATCGGTCTGCACGCGACCGGGATCCCGGACGAGATCGAGCCGAGCCTGTCCGTGCGCTTCATGGGCATCAACGAACAGGCGGTCATCAACTACCTGGTGACGGCGTACTACTCGGCCGCGGTCCTGGTGCCGGACGCGCTCGGCGTCCTGGAGAACGTCGAGATCGGCCGCTGGTGA
- a CDS encoding family 2 encapsulin nanocompartment cargo protein polyprenyl transferase encodes MGEFMTEAKQRPAGPRRFTETPERQGPIAKRTDTGPDRLDGHEAPAILERARTSVEPELRAAVESLPGSMRRVALYHFGWEHADGTPAAGNGGKAIRPALVLTAAAALGGPAARTAAVRAAAAVELVHNFTLLHDDVMDRDTTRRHRPTAWTVFGDADAILAGDALQALALRLLAEDPHPASAAAGARLADCVVELCEGQHADVAMERRGPDEVGLDEVLAMAEAKTGALLGCACALGALFAGAAEEDVEALDAFGREAGLAFQLIDDVIGIWGDPCRTGKPAGADLAVRKKSLPVVAALVSGTPAAAELAELYRGPYQEADLERTARAVEQAGGRDWAQAQAADRMAHAMRQLSRAVPDPEAAGGLLALAEFVTRRSS; translated from the coding sequence ATGGGTGAGTTCATGACGGAGGCGAAGCAACGCCCCGCCGGACCAAGGCGGTTCACCGAGACACCGGAAAGGCAAGGGCCCATCGCGAAGCGGACGGACACCGGGCCTGACCGGCTCGACGGGCACGAGGCGCCGGCGATCCTGGAGCGCGCCCGGACATCGGTCGAACCCGAACTGCGCGCCGCCGTCGAGTCGCTGCCCGGCTCCATGCGCCGTGTCGCGCTCTATCACTTCGGGTGGGAGCACGCGGACGGCACACCGGCGGCGGGCAACGGGGGCAAGGCGATCCGTCCCGCGCTGGTCCTCACCGCGGCCGCCGCGCTCGGCGGACCGGCGGCACGGACGGCGGCCGTGCGGGCGGCCGCGGCGGTGGAGCTGGTCCACAACTTCACGTTGCTGCACGACGACGTGATGGACCGGGACACCACCCGACGGCACCGGCCCACCGCCTGGACCGTGTTCGGCGACGCCGACGCGATCCTCGCCGGGGACGCCCTCCAGGCGCTCGCGCTGCGACTGCTCGCCGAGGACCCGCATCCGGCGTCCGCGGCGGCCGGGGCCCGGCTCGCGGACTGCGTCGTCGAACTGTGCGAAGGCCAGCACGCGGACGTGGCCATGGAGCGGCGCGGCCCCGACGAGGTCGGCCTCGACGAGGTGCTCGCCATGGCCGAGGCGAAGACGGGCGCGCTGCTCGGGTGCGCCTGTGCGCTGGGCGCGCTGTTTGCGGGGGCGGCGGAGGAGGACGTCGAGGCGCTGGACGCGTTCGGCCGGGAGGCCGGGCTCGCCTTCCAGCTCATCGACGACGTGATCGGCATATGGGGAGACCCGTGCCGCACCGGCAAGCCGGCCGGAGCGGATCTGGCGGTCCGTAAGAAGTCGCTGCCGGTGGTCGCCGCGCTGGTCTCCGGCACCCCGGCCGCCGCCGAACTCGCCGAGCTCTACCGAGGGCCGTATCAGGAGGCCGACCTGGAGCGCACCGCACGGGCCGTGGAGCAGGCGGGTGGCCGTGACTGGGCGCAGGCCCAGGCAGCCGACCGCATGGCCCACGCCATGCGACAGCTCTCCCGGGCGGTCCCGGACCCGGAGGCGGCGGGGGGCCTGCTCGCGCTGGCGGAGTTCGTGACGCGGCGGAGCAGTTGA
- a CDS encoding N-acetyltransferase, which yields MGVAIRTAGEGDRELVVRLLDEAFQDDPVSSWVFPGAEYRRTTHPRLMAAFTDAVLAEGRIDVTEDGMACALWLSVPAADPADAHADDSEAAQVREVVDPDNERVELIARLTAEIHPSHRAHAYLWMIGVAPGHQGKGLGTALIAATLDRCDREGLPAYLEASSARSRRLYERLGFEFTGRVLGLPDGPSMWPMWREPR from the coding sequence ATGGGCGTGGCGATCCGGACGGCGGGCGAGGGCGACCGGGAGCTGGTGGTCCGGCTCCTGGACGAGGCCTTCCAGGACGACCCGGTCAGCAGCTGGGTCTTCCCCGGCGCCGAATACCGCCGTACGACCCACCCCAGGCTGATGGCGGCCTTCACGGACGCCGTGCTCGCCGAGGGGCGGATCGACGTCACCGAGGACGGCATGGCCTGTGCGCTCTGGCTGTCCGTGCCCGCGGCGGACCCGGCCGACGCTCACGCCGACGACAGCGAAGCCGCCCAGGTGCGCGAGGTCGTCGACCCGGACAACGAGCGCGTCGAGCTGATCGCCCGCCTGACGGCCGAGATCCACCCCTCGCACCGGGCCCACGCCTATCTGTGGATGATCGGCGTCGCCCCCGGTCACCAGGGCAAGGGCCTCGGCACCGCCCTCATCGCCGCGACCCTCGACCGCTGCGACCGTGAGGGCCTGCCCGCGTATCTGGAGGCGAGCAGCGCCCGCAGCCGCCGGCTGTACGAGCGGCTCGGCTTCGAGTTCACCGGGCGTGTGCTCGGCCTCCCGGACGGCCCGTCGATGTGGCCGATGTGGCGCGAACCCCGCTAG
- a CDS encoding YciI family protein, with amino-acid sequence MKYLVMVQGSQADYEAMKGNASAHSPAWTEKDIQAMYAFMNALNDDLAETGEMVDGQGLAEPAKTRHVSLDAEGKPVITDGPYGETKELLAGYWVLDCASLERVTEIAARIQRCPQPAGAPEYPVVIRPIQDGAGDI; translated from the coding sequence ATGAAGTATCTGGTGATGGTGCAGGGCTCGCAGGCGGACTACGAGGCGATGAAGGGCAACGCCTCCGCGCACTCCCCGGCCTGGACCGAGAAGGACATCCAGGCGATGTACGCCTTCATGAACGCGCTCAACGACGACCTCGCCGAGACCGGTGAAATGGTCGACGGCCAGGGCCTGGCCGAGCCCGCGAAGACCCGGCACGTCAGCCTGGACGCGGAGGGCAAGCCCGTGATCACCGACGGCCCGTACGGCGAGACCAAGGAGCTGCTGGCCGGCTACTGGGTCCTGGACTGCGCGAGCCTGGAGCGGGTCACGGAGATCGCCGCGCGCATCCAGCGCTGCCCCCAGCCCGCCGGGGCGCCCGAGTACCCGGTGGTGATCCGGCCCATCCAGGACGGCGCCGGAGACATCTGA
- a CDS encoding RNA polymerase sigma factor — MSETIEDLLRRCAPQVLGALVRRYGHFDAAEDAVQEALLAAAGQWPSAGVPDNPRGWLIRVASRKLTDALRSEEARRAREERAAALAVRETSGEDRAPREDDTLSLLFLCCHPDLPPPAQIALTLRAVGGLTTAEIARAHLVPEATMAQRISRAKQKVRGVRFGRPDNWEERLPAVLQILYLIFNEGYTATSGTSLQRRDLAGEAIRLTREVHRLLPEAGEVSGLLALMLLTDARRDARSGPHGELVPLDEQDRDRWDKAAIDEGVALVTRALARGPAGPYQVRAAIAAVHDEAPSAEATDWQEILGLYDVLVRLVPGPVERLNRAVAVAMVDGPYAGLAELDLLEGAAGHRRDAVRGHLLERAGEPEAARAAYESAAAQTLSLPEQRYLQARAARLRP; from the coding sequence GTGAGCGAGACCATCGAGGACCTGCTGCGCCGGTGCGCGCCGCAGGTCCTCGGCGCGCTGGTCCGGCGGTACGGCCATTTCGACGCCGCCGAGGACGCCGTACAGGAGGCGCTGCTCGCGGCGGCCGGGCAGTGGCCGTCGGCCGGCGTTCCCGACAACCCGCGCGGGTGGCTGATCAGGGTGGCCTCGCGGAAGCTGACCGACGCGCTGCGCAGCGAGGAGGCGCGGCGGGCGCGGGAGGAGCGGGCGGCGGCGCTCGCCGTACGGGAGACGTCCGGCGAGGACCGCGCGCCGCGCGAGGACGACACGCTCTCCCTCCTCTTCCTGTGCTGCCACCCCGATCTGCCCCCGCCCGCGCAGATCGCCCTCACCCTGCGCGCGGTCGGCGGTCTGACCACGGCGGAGATCGCCCGCGCCCATCTGGTGCCCGAGGCGACCATGGCGCAGCGGATCAGCCGGGCCAAGCAGAAGGTGCGGGGCGTGCGCTTCGGGCGGCCGGACAACTGGGAGGAGCGGCTGCCGGCCGTTCTGCAGATCCTGTATCTGATCTTCAACGAGGGGTATACGGCGACCTCCGGCACCAGCCTCCAGCGGCGTGACCTCGCCGGTGAGGCGATCCGGCTGACCCGGGAGGTCCACCGGCTGCTCCCCGAGGCCGGCGAGGTGTCCGGCCTGCTGGCCCTGATGCTGCTCACCGATGCCCGCCGCGACGCGCGCAGCGGCCCGCACGGCGAACTCGTCCCGCTCGACGAACAGGACCGCGACCGCTGGGACAAGGCCGCGATCGATGAGGGCGTCGCCCTGGTCACCAGGGCCCTGGCGCGCGGACCTGCGGGCCCGTACCAGGTGCGGGCCGCCATCGCCGCCGTACACGACGAGGCGCCGTCCGCAGAGGCGACCGACTGGCAGGAGATCCTCGGCTTGTACGACGTGCTGGTACGGCTGGTGCCCGGTCCCGTCGAGCGGCTCAACCGGGCCGTCGCGGTGGCCATGGTCGACGGCCCGTACGCCGGACTGGCGGAACTCGACCTACTGGAAGGGGCCGCCGGGCATCGGCGGGACGCCGTGCGGGGCCATCTGCTGGAGCGGGCCGGTGAACCGGAAGCCGCCCGCGCCGCCTACGAGTCGGCCGCCGCACAGACCCTGAGCCTGCCGGAGCAACGCTATTTGCAGGCGCGGGCGGCTCGGCTCAGGCCATAG
- a CDS encoding DUF952 domain-containing protein: protein MPHIFHITERSLWDAARARGTYEMSTRGRTLQEEGFIHCSTRAQLPGVAEFLYGSYDGPDELVVLVIDPERLDVPLKYEAAEAGGEEFPHVYGPVPVGAVVDVEVWR, encoded by the coding sequence ATGCCACACATCTTCCACATCACCGAACGCTCCCTCTGGGACGCCGCCCGCGCGCGGGGCACGTACGAGATGTCCACTCGCGGCCGGACCCTCCAGGAAGAGGGCTTCATCCACTGCTCGACCCGCGCCCAACTCCCGGGTGTCGCCGAGTTCCTGTACGGCTCGTACGACGGGCCCGATGAGCTGGTGGTCCTGGTCATCGACCCCGAGCGGCTCGACGTACCTCTGAAGTACGAGGCAGCGGAGGCCGGGGGCGAGGAGTTCCCGCATGTGTACGGGCCTGTGCCGGTGGGGGCGGTGGTGGATGTGGAGGTGTGGCGGTGA
- a CDS encoding VOC family protein, which translates to MTIRWTYAFVDRPAGLLDRAAAFWTAVTDTRLSQPRGDQGEFATLLPGAADACVKVQGVDSGAGGAHLDFAVDDVRGLVTSALTSGADVVADHDDWAVLRSPAGQLFCAVPWHGESVRPPVVRGTRLDQVCVDVPPSLYTAKVAFWSGLLASWASAPGSLPEFHVLKPPPGLPIRILLQRLGEQRPASAHLDLACADIPATRAAHERLGASFVAAGRHWTVMRDPAGGTYCLTGRDPETGGLPG; encoded by the coding sequence ATGACCATCCGCTGGACCTACGCCTTCGTCGACCGCCCCGCCGGGCTCCTCGACCGCGCCGCCGCATTCTGGACGGCCGTCACGGACACACGCCTCTCGCAGCCGCGAGGCGACCAAGGGGAGTTCGCGACCCTGCTCCCCGGCGCGGCGGACGCCTGCGTGAAGGTCCAGGGGGTCGACTCCGGCGCGGGCGGAGCGCATCTCGACTTCGCGGTGGACGACGTACGGGGCCTGGTGACGTCAGCGCTCACATCAGGCGCGGATGTCGTCGCCGACCACGACGACTGGGCGGTGCTCCGCTCCCCCGCCGGGCAGCTGTTCTGCGCCGTGCCCTGGCACGGAGAGTCGGTACGGCCGCCCGTGGTGCGCGGCACCCGGCTCGACCAGGTCTGCGTCGACGTACCGCCGTCGCTGTACACCGCCAAAGTCGCCTTCTGGAGCGGCCTGTTGGCGAGCTGGGCGTCGGCGCCCGGCTCCCTCCCCGAGTTCCATGTGCTCAAGCCGCCGCCCGGGCTGCCCATCCGCATCCTGCTCCAGCGGCTCGGCGAGCAGCGCCCCGCCTCCGCCCACCTCGACCTCGCCTGCGCCGACATCCCGGCGACCCGCGCCGCGCACGAGCGCCTGGGCGCGTCCTTCGTCGCCGCGGGCCGCCACTGGACGGTGATGCGGGACCCGGCGGGCGGCACGTACTGCCTGACGGGCCGCGATCCGGAGACGGGCGGGCTGCCGGGCTAG
- a CDS encoding inorganic phosphate transporter: MDHITFLVAVVIVTALAFDFTNGFHDTANAMATSIATGALSPRTAVLVSGVLNVVGAFLSTEVAKTISGGIVDDTLVTPGMIFAGLVGAILWNLLTWLAGLPSSSSHALFGGLIGAVWVGAGANGVHFDKVLEKVLIPAVASPVVAGVAALIATYLAYRLTARAREKSVTKGFRVGQIASASLVSLAHGTNDAQKTMGVITLTLISAGALGHDAGPPLWVIASAGLAIGLGTYLGGWRIIRTMGKGLTEIQSPQGFAAETASTTVILTSAHLGFALSTTQVASGSILGAGLGRRLAEVRWGVAGRMVIAWLITLPSAAIVGGLAASLVTHGGNVGIVVVALVAAAVAGGIVVASRRNPVDAKNVNDHHEVSIRTEPASVGTAA, translated from the coding sequence ATGGATCACATCACGTTCCTCGTGGCGGTCGTCATCGTCACAGCGCTGGCCTTCGACTTCACCAACGGATTCCACGACACTGCCAACGCGATGGCGACGTCCATCGCGACAGGAGCGCTCTCACCACGTACAGCGGTGCTGGTGAGCGGTGTGCTGAACGTCGTCGGTGCCTTCCTCTCCACCGAGGTGGCCAAGACGATATCCGGCGGCATCGTGGACGACACGCTCGTCACACCAGGGATGATCTTCGCCGGGCTGGTCGGCGCGATCCTGTGGAACCTGCTGACCTGGCTGGCCGGACTGCCGTCGAGTTCCTCGCACGCCCTGTTCGGCGGGCTGATCGGTGCCGTGTGGGTCGGTGCGGGCGCGAACGGCGTGCACTTCGACAAGGTGCTCGAGAAGGTGCTGATCCCGGCGGTGGCCTCGCCGGTCGTCGCCGGTGTCGCCGCGCTGATCGCGACGTATCTCGCCTACCGGCTCACCGCACGGGCCCGGGAGAAGTCCGTGACCAAGGGCTTCCGGGTCGGGCAGATCGCCTCCGCCTCGCTCGTCTCCCTCGCGCACGGCACGAACGACGCGCAGAAGACCATGGGCGTCATCACGCTGACCCTGATCTCCGCGGGCGCCCTCGGCCACGACGCCGGTCCGCCGCTGTGGGTCATCGCGTCCGCCGGTCTCGCGATCGGCCTCGGCACCTACCTCGGCGGCTGGCGGATCATCCGCACCATGGGCAAGGGCCTGACCGAGATCCAGTCGCCGCAGGGCTTCGCCGCCGAGACCGCGTCGACCACCGTCATCCTCACCTCCGCCCACCTCGGCTTCGCCCTGTCCACCACCCAGGTCGCCTCCGGCAGCATCCTCGGCGCGGGACTGGGCAGGCGTCTGGCGGAGGTGCGCTGGGGCGTCGCCGGCCGGATGGTGATCGCCTGGCTGATCACGCTGCCGTCCGCCGCGATCGTGGGCGGCCTCGCCGCGAGCCTGGTCACCCACGGTGGCAACGTCGGCATCGTGGTGGTCGCGCTGGTCGCCGCCGCGGTGGCGGGCGGCATCGTCGTCGCCTCGCGCCGCAACCCGGTGGACGCGAAGAACGTGAACGACCACCACGAGGTCTCGATCCGTACGGAGCCGGCGAGCGTCGGCACGGCCGCCTGA
- the ppk2 gene encoding polyphosphate kinase 2 produces the protein MTTPLLSGLTVDYSDLDEPVLIKPDGNPVETWRENYPYAERMERKEYEWHKRLQQIELLKLQSWIKETGRRLVIVFEGRDAAGKGGTIKRFTEHLNPRGARVVALEKPTERERGQWYFQRYVEHLPTAGEIVLFDRSWYNRAGVERVMGFCSDDEYRRFMRQAPLFERMLVDDGVDLIKFWFSVSQKEQITRFTIRQVDPVRQWKLSPMDLASLDRWDDYTAAKVAMFRETDTEQAPWTVVKSNDKKRARVEAMRSVLARFDYNDKDHEIVGTPDPRIVGAAANLLEAGEDDTER, from the coding sequence ATGACCACGCCACTGCTGTCAGGACTGACGGTCGACTACAGCGACCTCGACGAGCCTGTTCTGATCAAGCCGGATGGAAACCCGGTCGAGACCTGGCGGGAGAACTACCCGTACGCCGAGCGCATGGAGCGCAAGGAGTACGAGTGGCACAAGCGGCTCCAGCAGATAGAACTGCTGAAGCTGCAGAGCTGGATCAAGGAGACCGGCCGCCGGCTCGTCATCGTCTTCGAGGGACGGGACGCGGCCGGCAAGGGCGGCACGATCAAGCGCTTCACGGAACACCTCAATCCGCGTGGTGCCCGGGTCGTGGCGCTGGAGAAGCCCACGGAGCGCGAGCGTGGGCAGTGGTACTTCCAGCGCTACGTCGAACACCTCCCGACCGCCGGCGAGATCGTCCTGTTCGACCGCTCCTGGTACAACCGGGCCGGTGTGGAACGGGTGATGGGCTTCTGCTCGGACGACGAGTACCGGCGCTTCATGCGCCAGGCCCCGCTGTTCGAGCGGATGCTGGTCGACGACGGCGTGGACCTGATCAAGTTCTGGTTCTCCGTCTCGCAGAAGGAACAGATCACCCGCTTCACCATCCGCCAGGTCGACCCCGTACGGCAGTGGAAACTCAGCCCGATGGACCTGGCCTCCCTGGACCGCTGGGACGACTACACCGCCGCCAAGGTCGCCATGTTCCGCGAGACGGACACCGAACAGGCGCCCTGGACCGTGGTGAAGTCCAACGACAAGAAGCGCGCCCGCGTCGAGGCCATGCGCAGCGTGCTGGCCCGCTTCGACTACAACGACAAGGACCACGAAATCGTCGGCACGCCGGACCCGCGCATCGTGGGCGCGGCGGCGAACCTGCTGGAGGCGGGGGAGGACGACACGGAGCGGTGA
- a CDS encoding LysE/ArgO family amino acid transporter: MDVYFAGMMLGLAMITPIGPQNIFLINQGFTFGVPRVFVAVVAAGICDTVLISLGGAGTSAVLERIPGIKEFLLAAGVVFLTYLAVKSFRSSFRSRPEDFDQSTAPEMRWPRVVAQCASVTVLNPHAVLDVVGILGVAIAAQDPAHRPGSTAGAVSASWLWFTALALGASTLRRWLTPHRRVWIDRVSGALLLVFAALFAGELLRP, translated from the coding sequence ATGGACGTCTACTTCGCGGGGATGATGCTCGGCCTGGCCATGATCACTCCGATCGGGCCGCAGAACATCTTCCTGATCAACCAAGGTTTCACCTTCGGCGTGCCCCGAGTATTCGTCGCGGTCGTGGCCGCCGGGATCTGTGACACCGTGCTGATATCCCTCGGCGGAGCCGGGACCTCTGCGGTGCTGGAGCGCATACCCGGCATCAAAGAGTTTCTGCTGGCCGCCGGGGTGGTCTTTCTGACTTATCTGGCGGTCAAGTCCTTCCGCTCATCCTTCCGCTCACGGCCGGAGGACTTCGACCAGTCCACGGCCCCGGAGATGCGCTGGCCACGCGTGGTCGCCCAGTGCGCCTCAGTCACCGTCCTCAACCCCCATGCGGTGCTGGACGTCGTGGGCATCCTCGGCGTGGCCATCGCGGCCCAGGACCCAGCCCACCGCCCCGGCTCCACGGCAGGCGCCGTGAGCGCCTCATGGCTCTGGTTCACCGCCCTCGCACTGGGCGCCTCGACGCTGCGACGCTGGCTCACTCCGCACCGCCGTGTGTGGATCGACCGGGTCTCTGGAGCCTTGCTGCTCGTCTTCGCGGCCCTCTTCGCCGGCGAACTCCTGCGTCCCTGA
- a CDS encoding B3/4 domain-containing protein: MTDAVTPQLAPRAERRLCLSIAPEIAARYPDCRTAVILALGVDNSGPWTETDAELSALEAEVADGHRHMPDEGHPAIAAWHSLLRSFGTNPRRMRPSVDALGRRLAKSGRLPRISPLVDTCNVISLRYTLPTGGYDLEHVRHGFALRYARPDDVHIPLGQPEERETPLPGEVVYADGQQVLTRHWNHRDADNTKVTHTTVDAVLFLEDCA; encoded by the coding sequence ATGACCGACGCCGTCACCCCTCAGCTCGCCCCACGTGCCGAACGCCGCCTGTGTCTCAGCATCGCTCCGGAGATCGCTGCCCGCTATCCGGATTGCCGGACCGCAGTGATCCTGGCCCTCGGCGTGGACAATTCCGGGCCATGGACGGAGACCGATGCGGAACTGTCCGCCCTGGAAGCCGAGGTGGCCGACGGCCATCGGCACATGCCCGACGAGGGCCATCCCGCCATCGCAGCCTGGCACAGCCTGCTACGCAGCTTCGGGACCAATCCACGCCGTATGCGCCCGAGCGTCGATGCTTTGGGGCGCCGGCTCGCGAAGTCCGGTCGGCTGCCGCGGATCTCACCGCTCGTCGACACCTGCAACGTCATCTCCCTGCGATACACGCTGCCTACCGGCGGCTACGACCTGGAGCACGTCCGACACGGCTTCGCGCTGCGCTACGCGCGTCCTGATGACGTGCACATCCCTCTCGGACAGCCCGAGGAGCGGGAGACGCCGCTGCCAGGCGAAGTGGTGTACGCCGACGGCCAACAGGTCCTGACCCGGCACTGGAACCATCGAGACGCCGACAACACCAAGGTCACACACACCACTGTGGACGCCGTGCTGTTCCTCGAAGATTGCGCATAA